From the Aquitalea magnusonii genome, one window contains:
- a CDS encoding ethanolamine ammonia-lyase subunit EutB translates to MSYAITIGPRRYRFDDLKTLLARATPLRSGDQLAGIAASSAEERVAAQMCLADVPLATFLQELLIPYEQDEVSRLIIDSHDAHAFAPIRHLTVGGLRDWLLSDAANSSTLAAVAPGLTPEMVSAVSKLMRNQDLVWVASKCRVITRFRNTQGLPGHMGVRLQPNHPTDDARGIAAAMLDGLLYGAGDAVIGINPASDSPEAIHTMLAMMDEVRQRYAIPTQSCVLTHVTSTLELIRRGAPVDLVFQSIAGTEQANSGFGINLAVLGEAQQAALELRRGTVGDNVMYFETGQGSALSANAHWGVDQQSCEVRAYAVARHFSPLLVNTVVGFIGPEYLYNGKQIIRAGLEDHFCGKLMGLPMGCDICYTNHAEADQDDMDSLLTLLGTAGIHFIIGVPGADDIMLGYQSTSFHDALYLRQLLGLKRAPEFEDWLEGMAITRAGKLQAQDRQQALLQLMETLS, encoded by the coding sequence ATGTCCTACGCCATTACCATCGGCCCGCGCCGTTACCGTTTCGACGATCTGAAAACCCTGCTGGCCCGCGCCACGCCCTTGCGTTCGGGCGACCAGTTGGCCGGGATTGCCGCCAGTAGCGCCGAAGAGCGGGTGGCGGCACAAATGTGTCTGGCCGACGTGCCACTCGCCACCTTCCTGCAAGAGCTGCTGATTCCTTACGAGCAGGACGAAGTCAGCCGCCTGATCATCGACAGCCACGACGCCCACGCCTTTGCCCCCATCCGCCACCTGACCGTGGGCGGCCTGCGCGACTGGCTGCTGTCCGATGCGGCCAATAGCAGCACGCTGGCGGCGGTGGCTCCCGGCCTGACGCCGGAAATGGTGTCCGCCGTCAGCAAGCTGATGCGCAACCAGGACCTGGTGTGGGTGGCCAGCAAATGCCGGGTGATCACCCGTTTTCGCAATACCCAGGGCCTGCCCGGCCATATGGGCGTGCGCCTGCAACCCAACCACCCCACCGACGACGCGCGCGGCATTGCCGCCGCCATGCTGGACGGCCTGCTGTACGGCGCTGGCGATGCGGTGATCGGCATCAATCCGGCCAGCGACAGCCCGGAAGCCATCCACACCATGCTGGCGATGATGGACGAAGTACGCCAGCGCTATGCCATTCCCACCCAGAGCTGCGTGCTGACCCACGTCACCAGCACGCTGGAATTGATCCGGCGTGGCGCACCGGTGGATCTGGTGTTCCAGTCGATTGCAGGCACCGAACAAGCCAATAGCGGCTTCGGCATCAATCTGGCGGTACTGGGCGAAGCACAGCAGGCCGCACTGGAGCTGCGCCGCGGCACGGTGGGCGACAATGTGATGTATTTCGAAACCGGCCAGGGCAGCGCGCTGTCGGCCAATGCCCACTGGGGCGTGGACCAGCAAAGCTGCGAAGTGCGCGCCTATGCGGTGGCGCGGCATTTTTCACCCCTGCTGGTGAACACCGTGGTGGGTTTCATCGGCCCGGAATACCTGTACAACGGCAAGCAGATCATCCGCGCCGGGCTGGAAGACCACTTCTGCGGCAAGCTGATGGGCCTGCCCATGGGCTGCGACATCTGCTACACCAATCACGCCGAAGCCGACCAGGACGATATGGACAGCCTGCTCACCCTGTTGGGTACGGCGGGCATCCACTTCATCATCGGCGTGCCCGGTGCCGACGACATCATGCTGGGCTATCAGAGCACCTCGTTTCACGATGCGCTCTACCTGCGCCAGTTGCTGGGCCTGAAGCGCGCACCGGAATTCGAAGACTGGCTGGAGGGCATGGCCATTACCCGCGCCGGCAAGCTGCAGGCACAAGACCGCCAGCAAGCCCTGTTGCAATTGATGGAGACCCTGTCATGA